One stretch of Juglans microcarpa x Juglans regia isolate MS1-56 chromosome 3D, Jm3101_v1.0, whole genome shotgun sequence DNA includes these proteins:
- the LOC121253839 gene encoding cytochrome P450 81E8-like, producing MEDILLYSSLSLLSFLLVVALKFYFQTRTLPKHLPPSPPNSLPILGHLHLLKKPLHRTFHRLSQKYGQVFSLRFGSRLVVVVSSQSAAEECFTKNDIVLANRPAVTVGKHLGYNHTTVAAAPYGDHWRNLRRIISLEILSTNRLNMFSGIRRDETKRLLRKLSHNSCKDFAKVELKSLFTELTFNIVMRMVAGKRYYGYGEDVKDEEEARQFREIMKDVTANGGASNPGEFVPLLQWIDLGGLEKRMKRLAKRTDAFLQGLIDEKRREEEQGNTMIDHLLSLQKSQPEYYTDQIIKGLILVLLVAGTDTSSVTLEWAMSCLLKHPDLLKKARAELDGQIGQEKLVNESSISQLCHLQNIISETFRLYPAAPLLLPHVSSEDCTIEGYDVPSNTIVLINAWAIHRDPSVWDNATDFMPERFESGKGLGDAHKLMTFGLGRRACPGAGLAQRMVGLTLGSLIQCFEWERVSEEEIDMTEGNGLTMPKVVALEAMCKARPIMNKLLSASEFVDVI from the exons ATGGAAGACATCCTGCTTTACTCATCCCTCTCACTTCTCAGCTTCCTCCTTGTCGTTGCTCTCAAGTTTTACTTCCAAACAAGAACGCTCCCCAAACACCTCCCACCCAGCCCACCTAATTCTCTGCCTATCTTGGGTCATCTCCATCTCCTTAAAAAACCCCTCCACCGTACATTTCACCGCCTCTCGCAGAAATACGGCCAGGTTTTCTCTCTTCGCTTTGGTTCTCGCCTCGTGGTTGTAGTCTCCTCCCAATCCGCAGCCGAGGAATGTTTCACCAAGAACGACATCGTCTTAGCCAACCGCCCCGCGGTGACCGTAGGCAAGCACCTCGGCTACAACCACACCACCGTCGCAGCAGCCCCCTATGGCGATCACTGGCGCAATCTCCGTCGCATAATCTCCCTCGAGATACTCTCGACTAACCGCCTCAACATGTTCTCGGGCATACGAAGGGACGAGACCAAGCGCTTGCTTCGAAAACTATCACATAACTCGTGCAAAGATTTCGCCAAGGTGGAGCTGAAATCATTGTTCACGGAGCTCACCTTTAACATCGTAATGAGAATGGTGGCGGGGAAGAGGTACTATGGGTACGGGGAGGACGTGAAGGACGAGGAAGAAGCGAGACAGTTTAGGGAGATAATGAAAGACGTAACCGCTAATGGAGGGGCGTCGAATCCTGGAGAATTTGTGCCATTGCTGCAATGGATCGATCTTGGGGGTTtggagaagagaatgaagaGACTTGCTAAGAGGACGGATGCGTTCTTGCAGGGCCTTATCGACGAGAAGAGGCGTGAGGAGGAGCAGGGAAATACTATGATTGACCATTTGCTTTCTCTGCAGAAATCACAGCCTGAATATTACACTGACCAGATTATCAAGGGGCTTATACTG GTCTTATTAGTTGCGGGGACCGATACGTCATCGGTGACGTTAGAATGGGCAATGTCTTGTCTACTCAAACATCCCGACTTGTTGAAAAAGGCTAGGGCTGAATTGGATGGTCAGATTGGGCAAGAAAAATTAGTTAACGAATCAAGCATCTCTCAATTGTGCCACCTTCAAAATATAATCTCAGAGACTTTTCGGTTGTATCCTGCTGCACCATTACTACTACCCCACGTGTCCTCCGAAGACTGTACCATTGAAGGATACGATGTGCCGAGCAACACAATAGTTTTGATCAATGCATGGGCCATACACAGAGACCCGAGTGTATGGGACAATGCAACTGATTTCATGCCTGAGAGGTTCGAAAGTGGCAAAGGCTTAGGTGATGCGCACAAGCTGATGACATTTGGATTGGGGAGGAGGGCTTGTCCTGGGGCGGGTCTTGCCCAGCGCATGGTGGGCTTGACTTTGGGATCATTGATTCAATGCTTCGAGTGGGAGAGGGTTAGCGAGGAAGAGATTGACATGACTGAGGGTAATGGGCTAACCATGCCCAAAGTTGTGGCACTGGAAGCCATGTGTAAAGCTCGCCCCATCATGAATAAGCTTCTCTCTGCATCTGAATTTGTGGATGTTATTTGA
- the LOC121253840 gene encoding scopoletin 8-hydroxylase produces the protein MASRFDNGNSLFDFVVREGNGVKGLVDSGLSMVPDRYIQPIQERINDKQNTISHKLPPIDLSKLDGPNHDQVLEDITAAAETLGFFQVINHGVPVELLESLKDAAHRFFGRPPAEKAVYRHGVSPNSHVKYGTSFVPDKEKALEWKDYISMTYTSNTDALDHWPKDVKEAALEYLKTSSKMVRRLMEILMSKLGETVVDDDSRIDAVIGSKMVNINFYPACPNPELTVGVGRHSDMGTLTVLLQDGIGGLYVKVDQDHQEDDGKNGEYWIEIPPIPGALVINVGDTLQILSNGRYKSAEHRVRTTRSESRVSIPIFMTPKASEIIGPLPGVVEKDGVARYREFVFQDYMNNFFGNVHQGKKSQLDFARLHHFAA, from the exons ATGGCTTCGCGTTTCGACAATGGAAACTCGCTATTCGACTTTGTCGTCCGAGAAGGCAATGGGGTGAAAGGTCTGGTGGATTCGGGCCTCTCAATGGTACCGGACCGATACATCCAACCGATACAGGAGCGTATAAATGACAAGCAAAACACCATCTCACACAAACTTCCGCCAATCGATTTGTCAAAACTTGATGGGCCGAACCACGACCAGGTGTTGGAGGACATCACTGCGGCTGCTGAGACACTCGGGTTCTTCCAAGTTATCAACCATGGCGTGCCGGTGGAACTGCTGGAGTCACTCAAAGATGCGGCCCACAGGTTCTTCGGCCGACCGCCGGCAGAGAAAGCTGTTTACCGCCACGGAGTGAGCCCGAATTCGCATGTGAAATATGGGACCAGCTTTGTGCCGGATAAAGAGAAGGCTTTGGAGTGGAAGGACTACATTAGCATGACATATACCAGCAATACTGATGCTCTTGATCATTGGCCAAAGGACGTCAA GGAAGCTGCACTCGAGTACCTAAAGACATCGAGCAAGATGGTGAGAAGATTAATGGAGATTTTGATGAGTAAGCTTGGAGAGACAGTAGTAGATGATGACTCGAGAATCGATGCCGTGATTGGTTCAAAAATGGTTAACATCAACTTCTATCCAGCATGCCCCAATCCGGAGCTTACAGTTGGCGTGGGAAGACACTCGGATATGGGCACACTAACAGTGTTACTACAGGATGGAATTGGTGGTTTATACGTGAAAGTTGATCAAGATCATCAAGAAGATGATGGAAAAAATGGAGAGTACTGGATTGAGATCCCACCTATCCCCGGTGCGCTGGTTATCAACGTTGGCGATACCTTACAG ATACTAAGCAATGGAAGGTATAAAAGTGCCGAACATAGAGTGCGCACCACGAGAAGTGAATCAAGAGTGTCAATCCCAATATTCATGACCCCTAAAGCTAGCGAGATAATAGGGCCGTTGCCTGGGGTGGTGGAGAAGGATGGAGTGGCTCGCTACAGGGAGTTTGTGTTCCAGGACTACATGAACAACTTTTTCGGGAATGTTCACCAAGGAAAGAAGTCCCAGCTTGACTTCGCTCGCCTCCATCATTTTGCAGCTTGA
- the LOC121254927 gene encoding membralin-like protein At1g60995 — protein sequence MDPEQTFIRVQERFSQMLRPKLRAALEYFYLFVAITLFCILVVMHANYVQQPGCSSELSGVETTEAQLIHIKITTAGLWSQNETESNVIDVPDIETVTDKLEVANVDGDGLTFLAAKFWLNWIGSGARRGKLAWKLWKTDTELIENQAEPSMSSQISKPTVDDAVKTDKEERRSSFPLSARETFRAAVFHFGKKWYKRLLFIWRHTMQVIRSFWKLWNLAGIHLNIDIPKWLHILHLDRLNSYAVQWLEKRIKAFEPTYMYTKEKGYFLLPEEAKSRHKIRTVNISISARHSCFGNRWQQLLINSIVGYDTILMNSLLTSPGQGYLYNYQTKEFYNLSYPQEPPEGPARFGDYLVTKCGVLMMSLFVFFTTTMSVSFTLRETQSRMLKFTVQLQHHARHRLPTFQLIFVHVIESLVFVPIMIGILFFLFEFYDDQLLAFMVLILVWLSELFTLISVRTPISMKFFPRFFLLYFLVFHIYFFSYAYGFSYLALSTAAAFMLHLILYFWNRFEVPALQRFMQNRRSQLQQHPDFHITSSTILASTLHITRLNTRNPGAVSPDLTSGTGLRPGSDQAMPANGGVDVSGLQEQAESENRVGNPMQMPGQPNLQQADNGPNPGNMNSFSSLLLWILGGASSEGLNSFLSMFRDVREQGQVFTESPGQDNPANQNVR from the exons ATGGATCCGGAGCAGACGTTCATACGCGTGCAAGAGCGATTCTCGCAGATGCTGAGGCCCAAACTGAGAGCTGCTTTGGAgtacttttatctttttgtcGCCATCACCTTGTTCTGTATTCTCGTTGTTATGCACGCCAATTACGTTCAACAG CCTGGCTGTTCAAGTGAGCTCTCTGGTGTTGAGACAACAGAAGCCCAGCTTATTCACATTAAG ATAACTACTGCAGGGTTGTGGTCACAGAATGAGACTGAATCTAATGTGATAGATGTCCCTGATATAGAAACTGTGACGGATAAATTAGAAGTTGCAAATGTGGATGGAGATGGATTGACATTTTTGGCTGCAAAGTTTTGGTTAAATTGGATTGGTTCTGGTGCTAGAAGGGGCAAACTAGCATGGAAACTCTGGAAGACCGACACTGAACTTATTGAGAACCAAGCAGAACCTTCAATGAGTAGTCAAATCTCCAAGCCAACAGTTGATGATGCAGTCAAAACTGATAAAGAGGAGCGACGTAGTAGTTTCCCTTTATCTGCCAGAGAGACATTTAGAGCAGCAGTATTTCACTTTGGCAAAAAGTGGTACAAGCGTTTGCTATTCATTTGGAGACACACAATGCAGGTCATTAGAAGTTTCTGGAAGTTGTGG AATCTTGCAGGTATACATCTGAATATTGATATTCCCAAGTGGTTGCATATACTTCATTTGGACAGGCTTAATTCATATGCAG TGCAATGGCTCGAGAAGAGAATTAAAGCATTTGAACCAACTTACATGTACACCAAGGAAAAG GGATATTTCTTGCTTCCTGAAGAAGCTAAGTCTCGCCATAAGATTCGTACTGTTAACATCAGCATATCGGCTCGGCATTCTTGTTTTGGGAATAG GTGGCAGCAACTGCTCATAAACAGCATCGTTGGATATGATACTATTTTGATGAATAGTTTATTGACTTCTCCTGGTCAAG GTTATCTCTATAATTATCAGACAAAGGAGTTTTATAATCTTAGTTATCCTCAAGAACCCCCAGAAGGTCCTGCTAGATTTGGAG ACTACCTGGTGACCAAGTGTGGCGTGCTTATGATGTCGCTGTTTGTGTTCTTTACGACTACAATGTCAGTTTCATTTACATTAAGAGAGACACAGAGTCGCATGCTGAAGTTTACAG TGCAGCTTCAACACCATGCTCGACATCGGCTTCCAACATTTCAACTAATCTTTGTGCATGTAATTGAATCGCTTGTCTTTGTACCG ATTATGATAGGTATCCTATTTTTTCTGTTCGAGTTTTATGATGATCAGCTGTTGGCTTTCATGGTCTTGATTCTTGTCTGGTTGAGTGAACTCTTTACACTAATcag TGTCCGGACGCCAATATCAATGAAGTTCTTTCCTCGCTTCTTTTTGCTCTACTTTCTGGTTTTTcacatttatttcttttcctatGCTTATG GTTTTTCATATCTTGCTCTCTCTACAGCAGCAGCATTTATGCTGCACCTCATTCTCTACTTCTGGAACCGATTCGAG GTACCTGCTTTACAAAGGTTTATGCAAAACCGTCGATCACAGCTTCAGCAGCATCCAGACTTCCACATAACCTCCTCAACCATCCTTGCATCTACTTTGCACATCACAAGATTGAACACAAGGAATCCTGGTGCCGTTTCCCCAGACCTGACCTCGGGGACTGGTTTGAGACCTGGATCTGACCAAGCAATGCCAGCAAATGGAGGAGTAGACGTTTCTGGGCTTCAGGAACAGGCAGAAAGTGAAAACAGGGTAGGGAACCCCATGCAGATGCCTGGACAACCTAACCTACAGCAAGCAGATAATGGTCCCAACCCTGGGAATATGAATTCATTCAGTTCGCTTCTGTTATGGATCTTAGGAGGGGCCTCTTCTGAAGGTTTGAACTCATTCCTTTCCATGTTCAGAGATGTGAGAGAGCAAGGACAAGTTTTTACTGAATCTCCTGGGCAGGACAATCCTGCAAATCAAAATGTGCGATAG
- the LOC121256257 gene encoding putative transferase At1g60990, chloroplastic, with protein MAAQRLVTVGSPTLPIPSVTSSPCRPFSSFRSHLHLQSGAFWKRKTPTKILISLSSTSSGSKLAALPFDLSPPPIDHDLLETVTLAGAKVSDDGIIETFNNDDEALDAADNGVVVVDLSHFGRIRVSGEDRIQFLHNQSTANFECLHEGQGCDTVFVTPTARTIDIAHAWIMKNAVTLVVSPETCQSIIKMLNKYIFLADKVEIQDITKQTCLFVLLGPKSNQVMEDLNLGYLVGQAYGTHQHFSVSGMPITIGVGNVISEEGFSLLMSPAAAGSVWSTILSQGAIPMGSNAWEKLRVLRGRPAPQKELTNEFNVLEAGLWNSISLNKGCYKGQETISRLITYNGVKQRLWGLCLSAPAEPGTPITLDGKKLGKVTSYASGRKESEHFGLGYIKRQTVSEGDTVTVGENVTGTVVEVPFLSRQCQPTQSSGS; from the exons ATGGCAGCTCAGCGTCTCGTCACCGTCGGCAGCCCAACCCTCCCAATCCCATCCGTTACTTCCTCTCCATGTCGCCCCTTTTCATCGTTCCGGTCTCATCTGCACCTCCAAAGCGGTGCGTTTTGGAAGAGGAAAACGCCGACGAAAATCCTTATCAGCCTCTCCTCCACAAGTAGCGGTTCTAAACTTGCTGCCTTGCCCTTCGACCTCTCACCACCTCCCATTGATCACGACCTCCTC GAGACTGTTACGCTTGCAGGTGCAAAGGTTTCAGATGATGGCATTATCGAAACatttaataatgatgatgaagcGTTAGATGCCGCTGATAATGGTGTTGTG GTTGTGGACCTTTCACATTTTGGACGGATAAGAG TCAGTGGAGAAGACCGTATCCAGTTTCTTCATAACCAAAGCACAGCAAATTTTGAATGTCTTCATGAAGGACAG GGATGTGACACTGTTTTTGTTACACCAACAGCTCGGACGATTGATATTGCGCATGCATGGATCATG AAAAATGCAGTTACATTAGTGGTTTCACCGGAGACCTGCCAAAGCATAATCAAAATGCTGAATAA GTACATATTTCTTGCTGACAAGGTAGAGATTCAAGACATCACCAAGCAAACTTGCTTGTTTGTTTTACTGGGACCCAAAAGCAATCAA GTAATGGAGGACTTGAACCTTGGCTATCTTGTTGGACAAGCATATGGCACACATCAACATTTTAGT GTAAGTGGGATGCCGATTACAATAGGGGTGGGAAATGTCATTTCTGAAGAAGGTTTCTCTCTATTGATGTCACCAGCTGCTGCTGGATCCGTCTGGAGTACTATTCTTTCTCAGGGTGCTATCCCAATGGGTTCTAATGCATGGGAAAAACTAAGGGTTCTTCGTG GAAGGCCGGCTCCTCAGAAAGAACTTACTAATGAATTTAATGTCCTGGAGGCTGGTCTCTGGAATTCCATCTCTCTAAACAAGG GGTGTTACAAGGGACAGGAGACTATATCTAGACTCATAACATACAATGGAGTCAAGCAGAGGCTCTGGGGACTTTGTCTATCTGCGCCAGCAGAACCTGGCACCCCAATTACACTTGATGGGAAAAAG TTGGGAAAGGTGACAAGTTATGCATCTGGAAGAAAGGAATCTGAGCATTTTGGTTTAGGCTACATCAAGAGGCAAACTGTTTCAGAGGGAGACACCGTAACCGTTGGAGAAAACGTCACAGGGACAGTGGTCGAAGTTCCTTTTCTTTCTCGCCAATGTCAGCCAACCCAGAGTTCAGGTTCTTGA